Proteins from a single region of Gasterosteus aculeatus chromosome Y, fGasAcu3.hap1.1, whole genome shotgun sequence:
- the LOC120812740 gene encoding ras-related protein Rab-8B-like isoform X1, with protein sequence MSAVQVQQGLLQYHLHIRNRNRLQNPNNRAGWKESQSSNMGHCRKGAVSHHHHSLLQMSNGVCTSPCTSSLLVYFMYLRVGIVIYKEDCFSSQGIMLVYDISNEKSFENIKNWIRNIEEHASSDVEKMILGNKCDMSDRRQVSKDRGGKLAIDYGVKFLETSEKSSLNVQEAFYNMGRDILHNLSSKTTDNNAGGSGKPVKITEKKSTRIKFFKCTLL encoded by the exons ATGTCTGCTGTTCAGGTTCAGCAAGGACTCCTTCAATACCACCTTCATATCCGCAATAG gaatAGACTTCAAAATCCGAACAATAGAGCTGGATGGAAAGAGAGTCAATCTTCAAATATG GGACACTGCAGGAAAGGAGCGGTTTCGCACCATCACCACAGCTTACTACAGATGAGCAATGGTGTTTGTACATCACCCTGCACATCCTCCCTATTGgtttatttcatgtatttaaggGTTGGAATTGTTATTTACAAGGAGGactgtttttcttcacagggCATCATGTTGGTCTATGACATCAGCAATGAGAAGTCttttgaaaacataaaaaactgGATCAGAAATATTGAAGAG CACGCCTCGTCTGACGTGGAGAAGATGATACTGGGTAATAAATGCGACATGTCCGACAGGCGACAGGTGTCCAAAGACAGAGGGGGAAAA CTGGCTATTGATTATGGAGTTAAGTTCTTGGAAACAAGTGAAAAGTCTAGTCTAAATGTCCAAGAG GCTTTTTATAACATGGGAAGAGACATATTACATAATCTGAGCTCAAAGACA ACTGACAACAACGCCGGAGGATCAGGCAAACCTGTCAAGATCACCGAGAAGAAGTCGACGAGGATAAAATTCTTCAAGTGTACACTCCTCTAA
- the LOC120812740 gene encoding ras-related protein Rab-8B-like isoform X2: MGIMLVYDISNEKSFENIKNWIRNIEEHASSDVEKMILGNKCDMSDRRQVSKDRGGKLAIDYGVKFLETSEKSSLNVQEAFYNMGRDILHNLSSKTTDNNAGGSGKPVKITEKKSTRIKFFKCTLL; encoded by the exons ATG ggCATCATGTTGGTCTATGACATCAGCAATGAGAAGTCttttgaaaacataaaaaactgGATCAGAAATATTGAAGAG CACGCCTCGTCTGACGTGGAGAAGATGATACTGGGTAATAAATGCGACATGTCCGACAGGCGACAGGTGTCCAAAGACAGAGGGGGAAAA CTGGCTATTGATTATGGAGTTAAGTTCTTGGAAACAAGTGAAAAGTCTAGTCTAAATGTCCAAGAG GCTTTTTATAACATGGGAAGAGACATATTACATAATCTGAGCTCAAAGACA ACTGACAACAACGCCGGAGGATCAGGCAAACCTGTCAAGATCACCGAGAAGAAGTCGACGAGGATAAAATTCTTCAAGTGTACACTCCTCTAA